In a genomic window of Amphiprion ocellaris isolate individual 3 ecotype Okinawa chromosome 13, ASM2253959v1, whole genome shotgun sequence:
- the sh3rf2 gene encoding E3 ubiquitin-protein ligase SH3RF1 → MVDYSVSHEPESLVSKSRGPSKMEELVLLALLECPLCMEQLDASAKVLPCQHTFCASCLQRQEAANSQLHCPECRTPVPAWTVEELPTNLLLVRLLEGLQSSRGPGRNAHAARYAVPLARGSLTVGEDQQQERQHREKQGHSEGDILTVIRRVDEHWIEAKLGEKAGICPQQFTEPNSVAAKLLKGKSQRRGDSAELHHQTGSGSKDKATDASNRTTHYGVPQVPAKTPILSALPLSNQRKQPAAGGGNFYQPTKGDISTTNSLSQKGQPQCLSVPSAARGHHHRSRVNSHRFRCHSDSHRHLLQSEKKMNSETPPTISMALVNPQMPSASADSKNSSTQQLSISVCAVLYSYKPRRPEELELRKGEMVGVYGKFKEGWLRGLSLRTGKVGILPSNYITPVLRTSARLLETKAASASSQYNTVAGKKPTAAKNPAVVLALDRVTADGTIHSTGQVPSVPNGTQHAMSSTGAGKQSFYAGSQGWDTVRRIFNPHRGSNRFSRMTNFNVPSNSQHFAQVQASGYSPAMQKKKNSSILSSSAPRLLSWMTESAAPSAAAVKDRGFTASHEATFQQDRQTTSGPQSILVRPDAHKSTTDKPAKSVRFLTDEDSPPPRHRTSSWSSGNQVPSNCHLGPPPLDMWAPSLTLGRDGPGIILKEGKGPVLRKGLETAISDINSNPQKLMSSHSSLSAVSAQFSPSRHRVSTTHLAQTDSELSLLQGELVLVHRPRPDGRVLVTQESSGKTGLFHSNVLQALERLS, encoded by the exons ATGGTGGATTACAGTGTCTCACATGAGCCAGAATCTCTAGTCTCAAAGAGCCGTGGCCCTTCTAAAATGGAGGAGCTGGTCCTCTTGGCTTTGCTGGAATGTCCTCTGTGTATGGAGCAGCTGGATGCCTCAGCCAAGGTGCTGCCCTGCCAGCACACTTTCTGCGCGTCCTGTTTGCAGAGGCAGGAGGCGGCCAACTCCCAGCTGCACTGCCCCGAGTGCCGTACCCCTGTCCCGGCCTGGACGGTGGAGGAGCTTCCTACGAACCTCCTGCTTGTGCGTCTCTTGGAGGGGCTCCAGAGCTCCAGGGGGCCCGGCAGGAACGCACACGCAGCCCGGTACGCAGTGCCCTTGGCCAGGGGCAGCTTGACAGTCGGGGAAGATCAGCAGCAGGAAAGGCAACACCGAGAGAAGCAAGGGCACAGTGAG GGAGACATTCTTACTGTTATCAGGCGGGTGGATGAACACTGGATTGAAGCCAAGCTAGGGGAAAAAGCTGGAATTTGTCCTCAGCAGTTCACAGAG CCAAATTCAGTGGCTGCCAAACTGCTAAAGGGAAAGAGTCAGAGGAGGGGTGACTCAGCAGAGCTGCACCATCAGACTGGGAGTGGGAGCAAAGACAAGGCCACTGACGCATCCAATAGGACCACCCATTACGGAGTCCCTCAAGTCCCAGCAAAGACACCCATCCTCAGTGCTTTGCCCCTCTCCAACCAGCGGAAACAGCCTGCAGCCGGTGGCGGCAACTTTTATCAGCCGACAAAAGGAGACATCAGCACCACCAACAGCCTCAGCCAGAAGGGTCAACCACAGTGCCTCTCTGTGCCCTCTGCCGCCCGGGGCCACCATCACCGCTCCAGAGTTAATTCTCACCGATTTAGATGCCACTCTGACTCACACAGACACCTGTTACAG AGCGAGAAGAAGATGAACAGTGAGACTCCACCCACCATCTCTATGGCTCTGGTGAACCCCCAAATGCCCTCTGCCTCTGCAGACAGCAAAAACTCCTCCACACAGCAGCTCTCTATCAGTGT GTGTGCTGTCCTGTACTCCTACAAACCACGGCGACCGGAGGAGCTGGAGCTGAGGAAAGGAGAGATGGTGGGAGTGTACGGAAAGTTCAAAGAAGGCTGGCTGCGTGGGTTATCGCTTCGAACTGGCAAAGTGGGCATTCTGCCCAGCAACTACATcacgcctgtgctcag AACCTCAGCCAGACTTCTGGAGACCAAAGCAGCTAGTGCGTCCTCGCAATACAACACGGTAGCTGGAAAGAAACCCACAGCTGCCAAGAATCCTGCTGTGGTCCTTGCTCTTGATAGGGTGACCGCTGATGGAACGATACACTCAACAGGACAAGTCCCTTCTGTGCCAAATGGAACACAGCACGCAATGTCATCCACTGGCGCTGGAAAACAATCCTTCTATGCAGGTTCACAAGGTTGGGACACTGTGAGGCGTATTTTTAACCCACATAGAG GATCAAACCGTTTCTCTCGTATGACTAATTTCAATGTCCCATCCAACTCGCAACACTTTGCACAAGTACAGGCGTCCGGCTACTCACCTGCcatgcagaagaagaagaacagcagCATCTTGTCCAGCTCTGCTCCCAGACTGCTGAGCTGGATGACTGAGTCAGCAGCgccctctgctgctgcagtcaaGGACAGGGGCTTCACTGCTTCTCATGAAGCAACATTTCAGCAGGACAGACAAACCACCAGTGGGCCCCAGTCAATTCTCGTCAGACCGGATGCTCACAAGAGCACCACAGACAAG CCTGCAAAGTCAGTGCGGTTCCTCACAGATGAAGACTCCCCTCCTCCAAGACATCGCACCTCCTCTTGGTCATCAGGAAATCAAGTTCCCTCCAACTGCCACCTTGGGCCTCCTCCTTTAGATATGTGGGCTCCTTCACTCACCCTGGGAAGAGATGGACCAGGGATCATTCTCAAAGAAGGAAAAGGTCCTGTCCTCAGGAAAGGCCTCGAAACAGCCATCTCAGATATAAATTCTAACCCACAGAAACTAATGTCCTCACATTCGTCGCTATCAGCTGTGTCAGCTCAGTTCAGCCCCAGCAG ACACAGAGTTTCCACAACACACTTAGCCCAGACAGACTCGGAGCTTAGCCTGCTTCAAGGAGAGCTTGTCCTCGTCCACAGACCTCGACCTGATGGACGGGTGCTGGTTACTCAGGAGAGCAGTGGGAAGACAGGTTTATTCCACAGCAATGTTCTTCAAGCCCTTGAGAGGCTCAGCTGA